The following proteins are encoded in a genomic region of Candidatus Poribacteria bacterium:
- a CDS encoding S8 family serine peptidase produces the protein MSNRAKRRREFRAQFSLPNFTDLPIESRYIDAVLLLGGKLRSESRWLNGVGLEATPQVIREIACMPFVRAIDPIRQHTRLFEVPTRGSVSPSAPPSAKVLDYGNAETQITQIQADFLHQEGFLGEKVVIGLLDTGFNLEHTALERVDVIAEHDFVNDDDSTADEVDQDDPNHDVHGSVVLAILAGNAPGQLIGVAPRARYLLGKTEKVSQQGVVFERQIEEDWWVEGLEWLEGMGADVVSSSLGYADWYRFADLDGKTSKVTIAANLAVQKGMAVVIAAGNLGAQPPSEAFGLPGRMTPPADGFDVLAVGAADRNGQVLPFSSRGPTFDGRIKPDLVAMGAGVTSVDSTTRGGFSSNHLGTSSAAPLAAGTVALLMEAFPLATARDIVHTLRSTASQAEKPDNIAGYGIIRARAAYDRLLNQFGHTGFPKPVAVQPTSDLLPATLGKLKRGELLQNYPNPFNPETWIPFKLASSGQVTIRIYNSDGRLINRLELGKLAAGDYSEKHRAAYWNGRNFDGERAASGTYFYTLEFQGETDTRKMILLE, from the coding sequence TTTGCCCATCGAATCCCGCTATATTGATGCAGTGCTTCTATTGGGAGGGAAACTCCGTAGCGAGAGCCGATGGCTAAATGGTGTTGGACTGGAGGCGACGCCGCAGGTGATTCGTGAAATCGCTTGTATGCCGTTTGTCCGAGCGATTGATCCTATCCGTCAACACACGAGGCTATTCGAAGTCCCCACCCGCGGTTCGGTATCACCAAGCGCCCCTCCCTCGGCTAAGGTTTTGGATTACGGAAACGCTGAAACACAAATTACACAGATCCAAGCAGACTTCCTACATCAAGAAGGGTTTCTCGGTGAGAAGGTCGTTATCGGATTGCTAGACACAGGGTTCAATCTGGAACATACCGCTCTTGAGCGTGTGGATGTTATCGCCGAACATGATTTTGTCAACGATGATGACAGCACCGCCGATGAGGTGGATCAGGATGATCCGAATCATGATGTCCACGGTTCAGTCGTATTGGCTATCCTCGCTGGCAACGCACCAGGACAACTCATCGGTGTCGCACCCCGTGCCCGCTACCTCCTTGGAAAAACAGAGAAGGTCTCACAGCAGGGTGTCGTGTTTGAGCGACAAATCGAGGAGGACTGGTGGGTTGAGGGACTTGAATGGCTTGAAGGGATGGGGGCGGATGTAGTGAGCAGCTCACTCGGATATGCTGATTGGTATCGTTTCGCGGATTTGGATGGGAAAACCTCAAAAGTCACGATTGCCGCGAACCTTGCTGTTCAGAAAGGGATGGCTGTCGTCATCGCTGCTGGAAATCTGGGTGCTCAACCACCGAGCGAGGCGTTTGGGCTTCCGGGGCGAATGACCCCACCCGCAGATGGATTCGATGTGCTTGCAGTCGGTGCTGCAGACCGCAACGGACAAGTGTTACCCTTTAGTTCCCGAGGTCCCACCTTCGACGGCCGGATTAAGCCGGATCTGGTAGCGATGGGTGCAGGTGTCACAAGCGTTGATTCAACGACACGTGGCGGCTTTTCCAGTAATCATCTCGGCACCTCGTCTGCGGCACCGCTTGCTGCCGGCACTGTCGCGCTGCTGATGGAGGCTTTCCCGCTTGCGACAGCACGAGATATTGTCCATACGCTTCGCTCGACAGCCTCGCAGGCGGAAAAGCCCGATAATATAGCCGGTTACGGCATTATTCGCGCGCGAGCCGCCTACGATAGACTGCTCAATCAGTTTGGACACACAGGGTTTCCCAAACCAGTTGCGGTGCAGCCAACCTCGGATCTACTACCAGCGACTTTGGGCAAACTAAAACGAGGCGAACTTTTGCAAAATTATCCGAACCCATTCAATCCAGAGACGTGGATACCCTTCAAGTTGGCATCCTCCGGTCAAGTAACCATTCGGATTTACAACTCTGATGGACGTTTAATTAACCGCCTTGAACTTGGAAAACTCGCTGCCGGCGATTATTCTGAAAAACATCGCGCCGCTTATTGGAATGGGCGCAATTTTGATGGCGAGCGCGCAGCAAGCGGCACCTATTTTTATACCCTAGAATTCCAAGGGGAAACCGATACTCGCAAGATGATTTTGCTGGAATGA
- a CDS encoding PspA/IM30 family protein, producing MGFFNRVSTIFKSNVNAALDQAEDPEKMLNQITNEMQEQLVKVKQQVATAIAQEKRLQKDYESEQEQTDSWEQKATIALQRENEDLAREALTRRNEHASIAVGYKDQWDKQKQAVTMLKDNLRTLERKIDEAARKKNLLIARQKRAKAQKAIHETMAGMKDNSAFATFDRMEEKVGDMEARADAASEMSELSRDPLEEEFAALETGNVDDDLAALKAKVGGSKNA from the coding sequence ATGGGATTCTTTAACCGTGTATCCACTATCTTCAAATCCAATGTAAATGCTGCGTTGGATCAAGCAGAAGATCCGGAAAAAATGTTGAACCAGATAACGAATGAGATGCAGGAACAACTGGTCAAAGTCAAGCAGCAGGTTGCCACCGCTATCGCACAGGAAAAGCGGCTCCAAAAGGACTATGAAAGCGAGCAGGAGCAAACAGACAGCTGGGAACAGAAGGCAACGATTGCGCTCCAGAGAGAGAACGAGGACCTTGCACGTGAAGCGCTAACACGGCGCAATGAACATGCAAGCATTGCAGTAGGTTACAAGGACCAGTGGGATAAGCAGAAACAGGCGGTCACCATGCTCAAGGATAATCTACGCACACTTGAGCGGAAGATTGATGAAGCAGCGCGTAAGAAAAACCTGCTGATTGCGCGGCAAAAACGGGCAAAGGCACAGAAGGCAATCCATGAAACAATGGCAGGTATGAAGGACAATAGTGCTTTTGCGACCTTCGATCGTATGGAGGAGAAAGTCGGGGATATGGAAGCACGTGCCGATGCTGCGTCAGAAATGTCAGAATTAAGCCGTGATCCTCTTGAGGAAGAATTCGCCGCCCTTGAAACGGGGAATGTAGACGACGATCTGGCAGCCCTGAAAGCCAAAGTCGGCGGCAGCAAAAATGCTTAA
- a CDS encoding CesT family type III secretion system chaperone produces the protein MSKLNTPVDITVFLDEQGYSVSTEDEILIIQDEDGLNMFAVVDDSQIEFLIDLCSVNDLDTSKLEEIYGKILDQNTEILPTCFGIDSSEPDDHRIVLVDSLATENMDSNELLLALDSLAVNVVTAHELLLPYLKKK, from the coding sequence ATGTCAAAATTGAACACACCGGTAGACATCACCGTATTCCTAGATGAGCAGGGATATAGCGTTTCTACAGAGGATGAGATCCTGATTATCCAAGATGAAGATGGGCTCAATATGTTTGCCGTGGTTGATGATTCGCAGATTGAATTCTTGATCGATCTATGCAGCGTCAACGATCTCGATACATCGAAACTAGAAGAAATCTACGGAAAAATCCTTGATCAAAACACCGAAATCCTGCCAACCTGTTTCGGAATTGACTCAAGCGAACCTGATGACCACCGCATTGTTCTAGTGGACAGCCTCGCAACCGAGAACATGGATTCCAACGAACTCCTACTTGCTTTGGACTCCCTGGCAGTTAATGTCGTGACCGCCCACGAGTTACTGCTACCCTACCTCAAGAAGAAATAA
- a CDS encoding M55 family metallopeptidase, with the protein MKIYILTDLEGPAMVSRFSQTREEGPQKQTAMKLLTWEVNAAIEGILDVDRHAEIVVWDGHGNGGIDVLEFHQEAKLIARGPISPPYYLDETYDALYFVGQHAMAGTPNAPLSHTYSSRSVEYYKLNGMPIGEFGCRAAMAGEFDVPTVFISGDDKAVAEAKELISNIYAVETKQGLGQELALHLSPQKARESIRKTVAEACRNINQITPVKVEPPYEQEIRVLEGQSIKGYLRRGAARIDNRTVVKRADTMCELFI; encoded by the coding sequence ATGAAAATCTATATTCTCACCGATCTGGAAGGGCCTGCAATGGTGTCCCGGTTTAGTCAAACCCGCGAAGAGGGACCCCAGAAACAAACTGCGATGAAGCTGCTTACATGGGAGGTCAACGCCGCTATTGAAGGGATCTTGGACGTTGATCGGCACGCAGAAATCGTTGTCTGGGACGGACACGGCAACGGTGGGATTGATGTTTTGGAATTTCATCAGGAAGCAAAACTGATTGCGAGAGGCCCCATCAGTCCGCCTTATTACCTTGATGAAACCTATGACGCGCTTTATTTCGTTGGACAGCACGCAATGGCGGGAACCCCCAACGCACCGTTGAGCCACACGTACTCATCAAGGTCTGTCGAATACTACAAACTTAACGGGATGCCGATTGGAGAATTTGGTTGCCGCGCAGCGATGGCAGGGGAATTTGATGTGCCGACGGTATTCATTTCAGGCGATGACAAAGCAGTTGCAGAAGCTAAGGAACTGATTTCCAACATATACGCTGTAGAAACGAAGCAGGGACTTGGGCAAGAACTCGCTTTGCACCTATCTCCCCAAAAAGCGCGGGAATCCATCCGGAAAACGGTGGCCGAAGCGTGCAGGAATATCAATCAGATTACGCCTGTGAAAGTCGAACCGCCTTATGAGCAGGAAATCCGTGTCCTTGAAGGGCAATCCATTAAGGGCTATCTGCGTCGAGGCGCAGCGAGGATTGATAATCGTACCGTTGTGAAACGTGCTGATACGATGTGTGAGTTATTCATTTAG
- the waaF gene encoding lipopolysaccharide heptosyltransferase II: MSDCRLPNIRKMLIVRNDGIGDLLNSTPAIALLRQNYADAEITVLAQPLNAPILVGNSDVDRVLIFDRANEHRHLADRLRFYQHIRHERYDLVVAMRTASWCNFVAFLSGARYRLGRYQKRFKSLLTHTWRGQYKKGEIHEIDRNFDLVGIIGDGDGNRQLVLNLLDNEIAETQRLLADWEILPDDFVVGIHPGGSSFDKRWPEENYAQVADTLAHQYGAKILILRGPDEAELEKNVQKALQSKSIAYAPQSIRELAALIKRCDFFVCNDSGPMHIAAALDVRTVAIFGPTDHVAWKPLSEEATIVRRDMPCWPCSAHKCKIGWECTKKLTVDTVWNRVEEWAQDKADPIDDKR; this comes from the coding sequence ATGTCTGATTGTCGCCTTCCCAATATCCGCAAAATGTTAATCGTGCGCAACGACGGCATCGGTGACCTGCTCAATTCAACACCCGCCATTGCACTGCTACGCCAAAACTACGCCGATGCAGAAATCACGGTGCTCGCCCAGCCATTGAATGCGCCGATTTTGGTCGGTAATTCGGATGTCGATCGGGTATTGATTTTTGACCGTGCAAACGAACATCGGCACCTAGCAGATCGGTTACGGTTTTACCAGCACATACGACACGAACGGTACGACCTTGTTGTTGCGATGCGAACTGCTTCGTGGTGTAACTTTGTTGCATTTCTGTCCGGTGCGAGGTATCGGTTAGGACGTTACCAAAAACGGTTCAAGAGTCTCCTGACGCACACCTGGCGGGGACAATATAAGAAAGGCGAGATCCACGAGATCGATCGAAATTTCGACTTAGTTGGAATAATCGGCGATGGAGATGGAAATCGACAATTGGTGTTGAATTTACTGGATAACGAAATCGCGGAAACACAACGGCTGTTAGCGGATTGGGAAATCTTACCGGACGATTTCGTAGTCGGCATCCATCCGGGCGGCAGTTCGTTCGATAAACGGTGGCCCGAGGAAAATTACGCCCAAGTTGCCGATACACTTGCACATCAATACGGTGCGAAGATTTTGATTCTTAGAGGTCCCGACGAAGCCGAATTAGAAAAAAACGTCCAGAAAGCGTTACAGTCCAAATCCATTGCCTATGCCCCGCAGTCAATACGCGAACTTGCTGCGCTCATAAAACGCTGCGATTTCTTTGTGTGCAACGACTCAGGACCAATGCACATCGCTGCAGCTTTGGATGTACGAACCGTAGCAATCTTTGGCCCTACTGATCATGTCGCTTGGAAGCCACTTAGCGAAGAAGCCACCATCGTCAGGCGAGATATGCCGTGTTGGCCCTGTAGCGCACACAAATGCAAGATCGGCTGGGAGTGTACGAAGAAATTAACGGTTGACACTGTCTGGAATCGGGTAGAGGAATGGGCACAGGATAAAGCAGACCCAATAGATGATAAGCGGTGA
- a CDS encoding amidohydrolase family protein, whose protein sequence is MANIIDTHQHLWDTSNLSYPWLDDFDALDKRYLIEDYRRACEGINVVRSVHVEADVAPAHVVDEVKWLAQVVQTDGMIGAIVASAPLEDSSAEEILRQLTEYELVVAIRRMAWHRPDNQFYRSPELIRGVQLLEKYNLSFDLCANHQQLPAAIDLVRATPNIRHAVNHCGGPDINGKQFQPWADHMSKLASFDNVHCKVSGIVTTASPDWTKAELKPYIDHLVAAFGYDRLMFGSDWPVCTLAAEYQHWVEALLWSVQDASDADKQKLFHDNAKQFYRIKG, encoded by the coding sequence ATGGCAAATATCATTGATACACATCAACATCTCTGGGACACTTCAAACCTAAGCTACCCTTGGTTGGACGATTTTGATGCGCTTGATAAGCGCTATCTAATCGAGGACTATCGTCGCGCCTGCGAGGGAATCAACGTTGTCCGATCCGTTCATGTCGAAGCAGATGTGGCACCCGCGCACGTAGTCGACGAGGTTAAATGGTTGGCACAGGTTGTGCAAACAGATGGTATGATTGGTGCAATCGTTGCGTCTGCACCCCTTGAAGATTCAAGTGCCGAGGAAATCCTCAGGCAACTTACTGAGTACGAACTTGTCGTTGCGATTCGTCGCATGGCTTGGCACCGTCCCGATAATCAGTTTTATCGAAGTCCCGAACTCATCAGAGGGGTACAACTGCTTGAGAAGTATAACCTCTCCTTTGATCTCTGTGCTAATCATCAGCAGCTTCCCGCTGCTATCGATTTGGTAAGAGCCACGCCAAATATCCGACACGCAGTCAACCATTGCGGGGGACCCGACATAAATGGTAAACAGTTCCAGCCGTGGGCTGACCATATGAGCAAACTTGCATCATTTGATAACGTGCACTGCAAAGTCTCAGGTATCGTAACAACTGCCAGCCCAGACTGGACGAAAGCAGAACTAAAGCCATATATCGATCACCTTGTAGCGGCGTTCGGTTATGATCGCCTTATGTTTGGCAGCGATTGGCCCGTCTGCACCTTAGCTGCTGAATACCAACATTGGGTGGAAGCTCTACTGTGGTCAGTACAAGATGCCAGCGATGCGGACAAACAGAAACTGTTTCACGATAACGCAAAGCAATTTTACAGAATTAAAGGTTAG
- a CDS encoding tetratricopeptide repeat protein, translating to MKQTFNFNYILICIILVLLCAHIGYGQHYISIYLENGDHLKGRWLGGDAKSIQIEVYEQQLSIPFREIVYITAFDDARAIPSEAAEKHFLNGQTFLQLDMYDRAKASFIKAIDEYPKYTDAHYQLARLFEQEGNNDEALKYFGNVVKIDPNAYSMEDKFKEAGDAYLAAEEYQKAVNTYRLLFRIYPDRYGADEAAYTAGFLLSEELDELEEGLKVLQEAVAHYPDSQHLERASYLIGSAHSKLGNAEMAVGTLTTFIQNYPQSRWLANAYMARGNAYMQLRRGTDAVADYNSVSPYTSNLKLKNEARKKRSESAWTIYTVSDGIPSNQIQAIAIDGQTLWIGTPKGLAQIDLSGGTWQPITDITDHINTLFDEEQPIDVRALAVDNQELWIGTLNRGVIRYNKTTTFPDIFDIRNGLPDNTIYDIKIDKDEVWIGTFAGVARHLRSTGDWINYSEANDGLPADDIVALAVTQDRIWIGTSQNGIAVYNRSMDIWQSFGALDNLDLKAGSEIVSFDVSADRVYFTWNYSVDKANGYGEIHQSDLTSTVEAVLRFVDIVPYQSIYVAATKGPVSAVIPATVWIATNGGVWIKTAGGWRDPIDFPSSRISTPIVSCIALGVGAAWIGTADGLAKIDTSAIYGNN from the coding sequence ATGAAACAAACCTTTAACTTCAATTACATACTAATCTGCATCATCTTGGTCCTGTTATGTGCACACATCGGTTATGGACAGCACTACATCTCAATTTATCTCGAAAACGGAGATCATCTCAAAGGGCGTTGGCTGGGGGGTGACGCAAAATCAATCCAGATTGAAGTCTACGAACAGCAATTATCGATCCCTTTCCGCGAAATCGTCTACATCACCGCCTTCGACGATGCCCGTGCTATCCCTAGCGAGGCAGCCGAAAAACACTTTCTTAACGGTCAGACCTTCTTGCAGTTGGATATGTACGATAGAGCGAAGGCGAGTTTCATAAAGGCAATCGACGAATATCCTAAATATACTGATGCCCATTATCAGCTTGCTCGACTCTTTGAACAGGAAGGAAACAACGATGAAGCACTGAAATATTTTGGGAACGTTGTGAAGATCGACCCCAACGCATACAGTATGGAGGACAAGTTTAAGGAGGCAGGTGATGCTTACCTCGCGGCTGAAGAATACCAGAAGGCCGTCAATACCTACCGGCTCTTATTCCGGATCTATCCCGATCGCTACGGTGCCGACGAAGCAGCCTACACGGCAGGTTTTCTATTGTCCGAGGAATTGGATGAACTCGAAGAGGGACTCAAAGTCCTCCAAGAAGCTGTGGCGCATTACCCGGATAGCCAGCACCTCGAACGCGCTTCATACCTCATCGGGTCGGCACATTCCAAGCTGGGAAATGCTGAAATGGCGGTGGGGACATTAACCACTTTCATCCAAAATTATCCACAAAGCCGATGGCTTGCCAATGCTTATATGGCACGGGGCAATGCCTATATGCAGTTGCGGCGGGGGACGGACGCAGTTGCTGACTATAATTCCGTTAGTCCATATACATCAAATCTCAAGCTGAAGAATGAAGCCCGAAAAAAGCGAAGCGAAAGTGCGTGGACAATTTACACCGTCTCTGACGGAATACCAAGCAACCAGATCCAAGCGATTGCTATTGATGGACAAACCCTCTGGATCGGCACACCAAAAGGGTTGGCACAAATTGACCTCAGCGGAGGAACCTGGCAGCCAATCACGGACATAACCGATCACATTAACACTCTTTTTGACGAAGAGCAGCCGATTGATGTTCGAGCACTCGCGGTTGATAATCAGGAACTGTGGATTGGTACGCTGAATCGCGGCGTAATTCGTTATAACAAGACGACGACATTTCCTGACATCTTTGATATCCGTAATGGACTCCCCGATAACACGATATATGACATCAAAATTGACAAAGATGAAGTTTGGATTGGCACCTTTGCAGGAGTTGCCCGTCATCTGCGATCTACCGGAGATTGGATCAACTATAGCGAGGCGAACGATGGTTTACCCGCCGATGATATTGTTGCGCTCGCCGTCACACAGGACAGAATTTGGATTGGCACCTCTCAAAATGGCATCGCAGTCTACAATCGAAGCATGGACATTTGGCAGAGCTTTGGTGCCCTCGACAACCTCGACCTGAAAGCCGGCAGCGAAATTGTAAGTTTTGATGTCAGTGCTGATAGAGTCTACTTTACTTGGAACTATAGCGTGGACAAAGCCAACGGTTACGGCGAAATCCATCAAAGTGATCTGACCAGTACGGTTGAGGCTGTCCTTCGTTTTGTCGATATTGTGCCATATCAAAGTATCTACGTTGCTGCTACCAAAGGTCCGGTCAGCGCAGTTATACCGGCTACCGTCTGGATTGCGACCAATGGTGGTGTGTGGATTAAGACCGCAGGCGGATGGCGAGATCCCATTGACTTTCCCTCTAGTCGAATCAGTACCCCTATCGTAAGCTGCATCGCACTCGGGGTAGGTGCTGCTTGGATCGGCACTGCCGATGGCCTCGCCAAGATTGACACTAGCGCAATTTACGGAAACAACTGA
- a CDS encoding DUF5069 domain-containing protein, producing MAGVIPTISSGVAGPLGVLHLPRFWSKVTLDAVGQLHPDYPACGAGFDQMVLDGLGLDKDETLAYISENRPSYTEFEQWILDRKGGSLDQGAVDELNAAIGGYNHDDDTRGAILGAAGVGDDGSILDAVNLNNLEDWTDWHASLTG from the coding sequence ATGGCAGGAGTTATTCCGACGATTAGTTCAGGTGTTGCAGGTCCCCTTGGTGTCCTCCATCTACCAAGATTTTGGAGCAAGGTTACGTTAGACGCAGTGGGACAACTACATCCCGACTATCCGGCATGTGGTGCTGGCTTCGATCAAATGGTTCTTGATGGGCTTGGTCTTGATAAGGACGAAACCTTGGCATATATCAGCGAGAACCGTCCAAGCTACACCGAGTTTGAACAATGGATTCTGGATAGAAAAGGCGGGAGTCTAGATCAAGGGGCAGTCGATGAACTGAATGCGGCCATCGGAGGCTACAATCACGATGACGATACCCGTGGAGCTATTTTAGGTGCGGCTGGGGTTGGCGATGACGGTTCGATCTTGGATGCCGTAAACCTGAATAATCTTGAGGATTGGACTGACTGGCATGCTTCGCTGACTGGGTAA
- a CDS encoding polysaccharide pyruvyl transferase family protein, whose translation MTHIPLITTTGRTNDNPGDTFIGVGLQHLFEQVLGPQVWVLIDRFSPQGFRDYEDVVRNTPFLVYGGMPQYNNYDDWKHWYDDAMWRDFIIRWRLKIFTMAGGAGFSHPDISVEAYVAYCMKSKKTERIIRQRVEPSLCVTVRDAYAHALLNALKIPNSYLPCSAAWASRMWSIAPAEQRPYLILVPPSPRHAPKRIGRRRTPRHRRLKQFADSWKSFYTTLKEDGHNVRVLCHAHREYTALRETIPSDALWFHGDPYTLLRQYASAHTVVSARLHGSLPAYGICGTRVLNLSVDVRGSAVEVFPKICNLRISDVTPDILLSAIDQLEPSTAEDLCAPEAEYRELIQSSLPGGLK comes from the coding sequence ATGACGCACATTCCGCTAATAACTACAACTGGACGCACAAACGACAATCCGGGCGATACCTTCATTGGGGTGGGGCTGCAACATCTGTTTGAACAGGTGTTGGGACCTCAGGTGTGGGTGCTCATTGATCGCTTTAGTCCACAGGGTTTCCGTGATTATGAAGATGTTGTTCGGAATACTCCGTTTCTGGTCTACGGCGGGATGCCGCAATATAATAATTACGACGACTGGAAGCACTGGTATGACGATGCGATGTGGCGTGATTTTATTATCCGTTGGAGATTGAAAATCTTTACGATGGCAGGTGGGGCGGGTTTTTCCCACCCGGATATTAGTGTTGAGGCATATGTCGCGTACTGCATGAAGAGTAAAAAAACAGAGCGTATTATTCGGCAACGGGTTGAGCCTAGCTTATGCGTCACCGTCCGCGATGCGTATGCGCATGCCCTCCTGAATGCACTCAAGATACCGAATAGCTACCTACCGTGCTCTGCGGCTTGGGCAAGTAGAATGTGGAGTATTGCGCCGGCGGAGCAGAGACCTTACCTGATTCTTGTTCCGCCCTCGCCACGCCACGCACCAAAGCGGATTGGGCGCAGACGTACTCCCCGCCATCGCAGGCTGAAACAGTTCGCGGATAGTTGGAAGAGCTTCTACACAACGCTCAAAGAAGATGGGCACAATGTTCGGGTGTTGTGCCATGCGCATAGGGAGTACACCGCCCTCCGCGAGACAATTCCCTCCGATGCACTTTGGTTTCACGGAGATCCCTACACGCTACTTCGACAGTACGCCTCCGCCCACACGGTAGTCTCCGCACGTCTGCACGGCAGCCTGCCGGCGTATGGAATCTGCGGGACACGGGTCTTAAACCTCTCCGTGGATGTTCGCGGTTCCGCTGTCGAGGTTTTTCCAAAGATATGCAATCTCCGGATCAGCGACGTAACCCCAGATATACTTCTATCAGCGATAGATCAACTTGAACCCTCGACAGCGGAAGATCTTTGTGCACCAGAGGCGGAATATCGGGAGCTAATCCAATCGTCGCTCCCTGGGGGACTCAAATAA
- the gpmI gene encoding 2,3-bisphosphoglycerate-independent phosphoglycerate mutase: MVIIIRDGWGYNPYPKWNSANAIYLGKTPVDDRLMRAYPHVRIHTSGEDVGLPAGTMGNSEVGHQNIGAGRIVDQELLRINKMVRSGEFSRNKALIAAMEHAKAQRSNLHLIGVASDVGVHSSLNHLYALLALSKETGVSADRVLVHNFSDGRDCSPMSGINFCRQIEAKMREIGSGRVASVVGRYYAMDRDDRWDRVEKAYRLLTAGVGHHVRSATEGYQRYYDSPTQDNQIGDEFIEPTVVTDDKGDPLSRISDGDVVIFYNFRGDRPRQLCKAFCAMEFPFEAAGKDGVIRQMGFERGQKLEIEFVTMTEYERGLPVEVAIPKPPKMHNVLGAYASEIGLTQFRCAETEKFPHVTFFFNDYHDEPFNREDREIVPSPRDVSTYDLKPEMSAPEVTEEMLRRIASDRYDMFILNYANGDMVGHTGSLPAAIKAVETVDACVGRVVDAVMAKGGGLIVTADHGNCEQMIDPETGGPHTAHTTYPVNLIVVDDRYKGYHLKTDGRLADIAPTSLKLLGLDQPSEMTGEALI; the protein is encoded by the coding sequence ATGGTAATTATCATTCGGGATGGTTGGGGGTACAACCCGTATCCGAAGTGGAACAGTGCCAACGCGATTTATCTCGGCAAAACACCGGTGGATGATCGGCTCATGCGAGCATATCCGCATGTGCGCATTCATACGTCCGGCGAAGATGTCGGTTTACCGGCAGGCACGATGGGAAATAGCGAGGTTGGACACCAGAATATTGGTGCCGGTCGGATTGTAGATCAGGAGCTTTTGCGAATCAACAAAATGGTTCGATCTGGTGAGTTCTCAAGGAACAAGGCATTGATCGCTGCCATGGAGCATGCCAAAGCGCAGCGGAGCAACCTGCATCTCATAGGGGTGGCAAGCGATGTGGGTGTGCACAGCTCACTGAATCACCTTTATGCTCTGCTCGCATTGTCAAAAGAGACAGGCGTCTCGGCTGACCGCGTCTTGGTTCACAACTTTAGCGACGGGCGCGACTGCTCGCCCATGAGTGGCATCAACTTCTGTCGGCAAATAGAAGCCAAGATGAGGGAGATTGGTAGCGGACGGGTTGCTTCAGTAGTGGGTCGATACTATGCTATGGACCGTGACGATCGGTGGGATCGGGTGGAAAAGGCTTACCGGCTGTTGACCGCTGGGGTAGGACATCACGTCAGATCGGCGACCGAAGGATATCAACGCTACTATGATAGTCCAACCCAAGACAATCAAATCGGGGACGAATTCATCGAGCCGACGGTTGTTACAGATGATAAAGGGGATCCGTTGTCGAGAATCTCCGATGGCGATGTGGTAATTTTCTACAACTTTCGTGGAGACAGACCGCGCCAACTGTGTAAGGCTTTTTGCGCTATGGAGTTCCCATTTGAAGCGGCCGGCAAAGACGGAGTTATCAGGCAAATGGGTTTTGAACGTGGACAGAAGTTAGAAATTGAGTTTGTCACAATGACTGAATATGAACGGGGGCTTCCGGTAGAGGTTGCGATTCCGAAACCGCCCAAGATGCACAACGTTCTGGGGGCATATGCAAGCGAGATTGGGTTAACACAATTTCGTTGTGCGGAAACGGAGAAATTCCCGCACGTTACCTTTTTCTTCAACGATTATCACGATGAACCATTTAACAGGGAAGATCGGGAAATCGTCCCGTCGCCGCGTGATGTATCAACGTATGATCTGAAGCCAGAAATGTCCGCGCCAGAGGTTACCGAAGAGATGCTACGTCGGATCGCATCGGACAGATATGATATGTTCATCCTGAATTACGCAAACGGTGACATGGTCGGTCATACAGGATCGCTGCCTGCTGCGATTAAGGCGGTAGAAACTGTGGATGCCTGTGTAGGGCGGGTGGTTGATGCGGTGATGGCAAAAGGTGGAGGCTTAATTGTGACGGCCGATCACGGTAATTGCGAGCAGATGATTGATCCTGAGACAGGGGGACCGCACACCGCACATACAACATACCCCGTCAATCTCATCGTTGTCGATGACCGTTACAAGGGTTATCATTTGAAGACCGATGGCAGACTGGCAGATATTGCGCCGACTTCGCTGAAATTGCTCGGTTTAGATCAGCCATCTGAAATGACTGGCGAAGCGCTGATCTGA